From the Balneola vulgaris DSM 17893 genome, one window contains:
- the rpsJ gene encoding 30S ribosomal protein S10: MATQQKIRIKLKSYDHNLIDKSAEKIIQTVKSTGAVVSGPIPLPTRKSIITVNKSVFVDKKSREQFEYRSHKRLIDILSTGSQTVDALMKLELPSGVDVEIKV; the protein is encoded by the coding sequence GTGGCAACACAACAAAAAATCAGAATAAAGTTAAAGTCATACGATCATAATTTGATCGATAAATCAGCTGAAAAGATTATTCAGACTGTGAAATCAACTGGTGCGGTAGTATCGGGTCCAATCCCACTACCTACCCGTAAAAGTATCATTACTGTTAACAAATCTGTGTTCGTAGACAAAAAGTCTCGCGAGCAGTTTGAATACCGTTCTCACAAACGTTTGATCGATATTCTCTCAACAGGTTCACAAACAGTTGACGCCTTGATGAAGCTTGAGCTTCCATCAGGTGTAGATGTAGAAATTAAAGTTTAA